From the Streptomonospora nanhaiensis genome, the window GGCCGCGCTCGCTGGGGCTCATGCCGCCGGGCTGGGCGGTGTAGGCCACGGGCACGCCCAGGCCGGCGCAGCGGTCGCGCAGCAGCCCGCAGTTCTCCACGAGGCGGTCGCGCAGCGCCGGCGCCGATCCGAACGGGCGCAGGAAGAAGCGCTGCATGTCGTGCACCAGGAGCACGGCCCGGTGCGGCTGGAGCGTCCAGTCGGCCGTGTTGGCCGGCAGCTCCCCCGCGGTGGGCATGGGATAGGCGCTGATGGGCGGGATGGCGGGCATGGGTCCCCTTTCTCGCGGGGTCGGCGGGGGCGCCCCGGCGGATCAGACGCCGAGGGTGGCGCCCCCGTCGACGGTGAGGGTGTGCATGGTGATGTGCCGGGCGGAGTCCGACAGCAGGAACGCCACGGCGGCCGCGACGTCCTCGGGCGCGGCCAGGCGGCGCAGCGGGATGCCCACGCGGTAGGCCGCGGGGTCGCCGTCGAGGGTGCGCGCGCGGTCGGCGGCGCCGGCCCACATGGAGTGCAGCATCGGGGTGTCGGTGGAGCCGGGGGCCACGGTGTTGCAGCGGATGCCGTGCTCGGCCAGCTCCAGGCCCAGGCACTTGGTGAACATCTCCGAGGCCGCCTTGGACGCGGCGTAGGCGGCCATGCCCTTGCGGGCGGTGCCGGCGGCGTTGGAGGTGACGGTGACGATCGCGCCGCGCCCGCGCGGCACCATCCGGGCCGCCGCCGCGCGGCTCATGGTGAACACCCCGGTGGCGTTCACCCCGATGCTCTCGGCCCACTGGTCGTCGGTCAGCTCCCAGGCCGGGCCCAGCCGCAGCACCCCGGCCGCGTTGACCAGGTGGTCCAGCGGACCCAGGCGGTCCTCGACCGCGGCCACCGCGCGGCGCGCCTCGGTGTCGGAGCGCACGTCGGCGGCCAGCGCCAGGACGCCGTGGCCGTCGGCCGCCAGGTCGGCGGCCAGGCGGTCGAGCCCCTCCTGGGTGCGGTCGACCAGGGCGACCGCCGCGCCCTCCTCGGCCAGCGCGCGGGCGACGGCGGCGCCGATGCCGCCCGCGGCGCCGGTGACCAGTGCCGTGGTTCCCTTCATGGCGTCGTGTCCTCTCGGTCGGTGGGGGAGCGGCGGGGTCAGGGCCGCGGGGCGCCTTCAGGCGTTCCAGGCGGCCACCACGGCGGTGGCCTGGCCCGGGTTGAGGCGGGGGTCGCAGAAGGACGTGTACTTGCCCGGCACCTGGTGCACGCGCGAGACGTCCTGGACGCACTCGGTCACCGGTTCGGGTGTGGTCTCCAGGTGCAGGCCGCCGGGCACGCCGCCGGCCTCGCGCACGGCCGCCTGGAACTCCCGGACCTCCTGCACGATCGCCTCCACGAACCGGGTCTTGAGGCCCGAGGGGGCGGTGACGGTGTTGCCGTGCATGGGGTCCGACATCCAGATGACGGGGTGGCCGGCGCGGCGCACCGCCTCGACCAGCTCGGGGAGCCGGCCGGTGCGCCCGGCGCCCATGCGCACCGTCAGCGTCAGCCGGCCCGGCTCGCGGTCGGGGTCCAGGCGCTCGCACAGCGCCAGCAGCTCCTCGGGGGTGATGGTGGGGCCGACCTTGCAGGAGACCGGGTTGACCACCGAGGCCAGCAGCGCGGCGTGCAGGCCGTCGGCTGCGCGGGTGCGCTCGCCCAGCCAGGGCCAGTGCGTGGAGGCCAGCAGGTGCCGGCCGTCGGCCGAGCGGCGGGTCATGGCCAGCTCGTAGTCCAGCAGCAGGGCCTCGTGCGCGGTCCACACCGACGGGCAGCCCTCGCGGGTGCGCCCGCTCAGCCAGCCCAGGTGGCCCATGACCGCGTGGGCCGAGGCGTAGCCGGTGAGCATGCGCTCGGGGTCGGGGGTGCGGGACTCCGGGTCGGGGTCGGGGGCGTTGACCATGTGGCCGCGGTAGACCGGCAGGTCGCGGCCGCCGACGCGCTCGACCGGGCGCGACCGCGGCTTGGCGTACTGGCCCGCGATGCGCGCGGCGCGCACGACCGGCCGGCGGGTGATCATCTTCAGGGTTCCGGCGATCGCCTCGGCGAGGCCGGACTTCGCGGCGACGTCGGGCCCGCCGCTCTCGGCGGGGTCCTCGGCGCAGTCGCCGACCACCACGGCCTGGGCCTCCCCGGCCGCCACGCGCGCCAGCAGGCCGCGCAGCCGGTCGGTGTCGCGCCGGCGCACCAGCGGCGGCAGCTCGGCGAGCCGGGCCCGCACCTCGGGCAGCCGCGGGTGGGTGGCCCAGTCGGGCTGCTGGGGTGCGGTGTGCGAGCGGGCGGCGAGCAGGTCGATGTCCACGGGGTCCTCCACTGTCCTCCACTTGCCGGGCGCCGCGGGCGCGGCGCCGCCGGTGACCGGACGCGTTCAGCGCGCCCGCGTCGGGTGGCCTGTGGCTGCGCGCCGGGAGTGGCGGCGCGCGGCGCTGGGCTCGGGCGCCGCCCTTCAGGCCAGGGGGCGGCGCGTGGCACGGTGGTCGGTGCTGAAGGCGGCGACGGCGTGGGCGGCGGAGGCCAGGGTGATGTGGCGGTGCCACCCGGCGAAGGAGCGGCCGGCGTAGTCGCGCAGGCCGACGCGGTCGCCGATGGCGTGCAGGGAGACGTCCACCCGCCGCACCAGGGTGCGCAGCGCCCACAGCGGCGGCGCGCTCCGGTAGGCGGTGCGGCCCGACAGCCAAATCTCCTCGGGCCAGGTGCCCCCGGCCGGCGCGGTGCCGGTGACCGCCAGGTCGGGCTCGCCCGGGCGGGTCTGGCCGGGCAGGGCCACCCCCACCGATACGCCCAGCACCGGGCGCGGCGGGCGGCCGGCGCGGGCCCCGGGCAGGGGGCGGCGCAGGGCGCGGGCGGCGCGCATGATCCGCTCGGCGGTCAGCACGGTGCCGGTGTGGCCGGTCAGCGCGGGATCGGCCACGGCGAGTTCGCGGTCGCGGGGCAGCCGGGCCACCGGCGTCATCCCGGCGGCGCGCAGCCGGCGCAGGGCGGGGACGGGGTCGGCGCCGTCCAGGTCGAGCAGCACGGGCGCTGAGGGCAGGCCCCACTCGGCGGCCATCTCCAGGCAGGCGTCGGCGGCGAGGTCGGCGTAGCCGCCGGTGCGGCCGTCGCCGCCCGGCTCGGGCATGTCGAGCTGCCAGTGGACGGGCACGGCCGTGCGGTCGGTGACGAACCAGACGCCCACGGCGCGCTGGGCGCTGACCACCCGGCCGCCGTCGGAGAAGAACCGGCCGACCCCGGCGGAGTGCTGGCCCGTCTTGGGGATGATCAGCGGGCGCACCACCCAGGCGCGCGGCGGCAGCCAGCCGGCCAGCCGCTGGGCCAGCGTGCGGCGCACGGGCAGCCAGTCCCAGGTGGAGTTGCAGATGAAGTGGTGCAGGCTCTGGCCGGTGGCCGAGCAGCTCTCGGCGCCGCCCAGCCCGGCGGCCATGTTGCGCACGGACTTGCGGCCGGGCGTGGCGAGCAGGCCGCGCAGGTAGGCGACGCCCTTGCCGCGCTGGTCGCTGCGGGGCAGGGAGGCGAACAGGTCCTCGCTCAGCTCGCGGAAGATCGGCGACGCGGTGAGCGGGGCGGGCCGCGTGCGCAGCGGCCGCGCCGGCCGCCCGCGGTGCTCGCGTACGGGCCGCACCCGCGGGTCGGGGTGAAGGGGGTGGCCCGCGTGCGCCGGATGCCCGGAGCCGACACGCGTGCGCGGCCGGTGCGCTGTTCCAGTGTCCATTCCTGCCTCCGCTGATCGTCTCCGCCGAAATCGATTTCATTTCTGTTTCGCGGTACTGCTCGGAGAATAGGAATCGCGTGGCGCGGAATGAATGGCAATGCCAATGGCAATATGTTGTGCGCGGGGAAATGCGGGAAACGGCAGTTAATTGCCGTGGAAGAGGCGGGCGGCGGGGCGGCGGGCGGCGGGCATGGCAAGGGGGAATGGCACGAGGGATGGCAAGTGAGGATGACAAGGACGATGACAAGGACGATGGCGGGGGGACCGGGACGCCGGTCGTGCGGCACGGGGGAGGGCCGAGATACACCGCGGGCGCGGGCCGGCGGCGCGGAGGAGACGGAGCGCGGACCCCGGCGCTAGGCGGAGTACACCCGCAGGTAGCGGCTGAGCAGGGCGGCCGCGTCGAGCATCGCGCGGCCCCGGGCGGTCAGCCTGCGCTGCCACTCGGCCAGGGCGCCGGCGAGCGCGTCGGTGCCGCCGGCCGTGCGGACCTGGGCGACCACGGCGGCGATGCGGTCCAGCGGGTAGCCCCCGCGCCGCAGGAGGTGGGCCAGTTCGGCGTCGCGCACGTCACCGGCGCGGTAGAGGCGGTACCCGGTGGCGGGGTCGCGCGAGGGGACCACGATTCCGGCGTCCTCCCAGTTGCGCAGGGTCGCCGGGGTCACCCGCAGGCGGCGCGCGAGTTCGCCGATGGTGCGGGCGCCGGTGTCGGCCGCCGTGCCGGGGGCGGCGCCGGGGTCGGCGCGCAGGTGCTCCACGGCCTCGCGCACGCCGTCGAGGGTGGCGCGGTCGCGGAGCAGTTGGGCGTGGCCCTCGTCCACGGCCGCCAGGGCGTCGTCGATCCGGCCGCCGTGGACGGCGTTCATGATCCGCCCGGCCGCGGCGTGCCCGTGGGCCGGGACGAGCGCGAGGAAGGTGCGCAGCGCCGCCGCGTGGAGGTCGGTGTAGACCCGGTAGCCGGCGGGCGTGCGCTCGGCGGCGGGGAGGAAGCCGTCGCGCTCGTAGTTGCGGACCGCCTGGGTCGAGATGCCGTGCTCGCGCGCGAGGTCCAAGGGCCGCATGGATACCACCGGTTTGAGACTTTCAGCCTACGGACAGCCGTCCAGACGGACCGGATCGGCCCTGAGTCTCAACGGTCCTTTCAAGGATACGCTTGAGCCACATGACTCAGGACATGTACCACTTCGTCCCCGACTCCTGCGCCCTGCTGGGGATCGGGGAGCCCACGCACGGCGAGCCGGCGTTCGCGCTGGTCCGCAACGAGCTGTTCGCCCGGCTGGTCGACCGGGGCTTCCGGTCGATCGCCCTGGAGACCGACCGCGTGGCGGCGCTCGCCGTCGACGACTACGTCCAGGGGGGAGCGGGCACCCTCGAATCCGTGCTCCAGGAGGGGTTCTCCCACGGTGTCGGGGGCCTGGGCGGCCCGGAGGCCACCGGCCGGCTGCTCGCCTGGATGCGCGAGTACAACACCGGGCGCCCGCCCGAGGAGCGGCTGGCCTTCCACGGGTTCGACATCCCCACGGAGATGATGAGCGCGCCCAGCCCGCGCGCCTACCTGGAGCACGTCCGGGACTACCTGGGACTGGACCTCGACATCGCGGGCGCCGCCGGTGCCGACGAGCGGTGGAGCCGCACCGAGGCGGTCATGGACCCGGCCGCGTCCATGGGCGCCACGGCCGAGGCCGGGCGGCTGCGGGTGATCGCCGACGACCTGCTCACCACCCTTTACGCGCGGGCGCCCGAACTCGTCCCGGCGACCTCGCGCGCCGCCTGGCGGCGGGCGCGGACCCACCTGACCGCCGGGATCGGACTCCTGCGCTACCACGAGCGGTGCGCGGAGGACATCGACCGGCAGGAGCGCTACACCCGCCTGCTCATCACGCGCGACGTGCTCATGGCCGACAACCTCGCCGACATCCGGGCCGCCGAGGCGGGGCGCGGCCCCACGCTGGCGTTCGCCCACAACACCCACCTCCAGCGCAACCCGGGCCGGTGGCGGACGGAGAGCCTGGACCTCACCTGGTTCTCCGCCGGCGCCGTCGCGGAGCAGTCGGCCGGTGAGAGCGGCTACACCTTCATCGCCGGCAGCCTGGGCCGCAGCGCGGCCATGGGCCTGGCCGAGCCCGAGCCCGGCACCTACGAGGCCGGACTCCAGACGCGGGCGGCCCCCTGGGGCCTGGTCCCGGCCGACACGCTCCCGCCCGCCCGGAGCCGCACCGACCACCGGCCGGAGCAGGGCTACTTCCCGCTGGACCGGGAGACCGTCGCCGCCGCCGACGCGATCCTGCACCTCGCCGACGGCACGGCCGCCGCCGAATCCGTCCAGCCCCGGCCCTAGCGCGCCGGCGCCGCCGTCGAGTCCAGGGGGCGGCCGTTCCTGCGAGGGCGGGTGTGCGCCACCCGGGGCGATGGCCGCGTTTCTGGTCCGGACAGGGGGTCTCGGGGAGGCGGCGAGTCCCCTGGTCCGGCGGAGGCGGGCTGCTTCCCCCGGACGGACAACGGGTGCGCGCGCCCGCCCAGGCTCCGGGCCCGGCGAACTGCGGTGGTCGTGGTGGTACAGCCCGGGCCGGGGGCGGCCTGGGGGCTTCCGGCCGGCCCGGGCTGCTGTCGGGGTGCGATCAGCGCTCGGGGCCGTCCGCCGACGCGCGGGTGACCCAGCGCGCCACCTGGACGCGGGAGGAGCAGTCCAGCTTGCGCATGATCTTGCGCAGGTGGTTGATCGCGGTCCACTCCGCGATGCCCAGCGCGCGGGCGATCTCGCGGTTGGTCATGCCCTCCGCGACCAGGCGGGCGACCTGGGTCTCGCGCGGGGTCAGCGGTGAGTCCGGCGGCATCGGTGCCGCCGACTCGGGCCGCCCGGCCTGCTCGGGCCGGGGCAGGGCGCCGGGCTCGGCGGCGGTGCGCGGGGCGCTCGGCGCCGCCGCCCGGTACGCCGCCCGCGAGCCCGCCGCCGGGGCCGGGCCCGTTCCCCGTGCCGCCTCGGGGCGCATCACCGCCGCCGTCGCCGGGGGCGTGCCGGTTCCGGCTTCGCGGAGCGCGCCCGGCACCGCCTCCGAACGCACGGTGCCACCCGTCTCCGGGAGCGGCGGCGACACCGCCGCGCGGCCCGTGCCGAGGGGGGCGCCGTGGCCGCCGCGCGGCTCCGGGGCGCGGCCGGACCGCACCGCGCCACCCGCCGGGATGCCCGTGAACACGGCCTCGGCGCACGCCCCGAACCCCGTCTCCGCACCCGGTTCCGGGTGCCCGGCGACGGTCGCCGCCGTGTGCGCCGCCGGTGCCGGGTCGGGCGCGTTGGCCAGGGCCGCGTGCGGGCGGCCCCCGGCGGCGCCCCCGAGGGGCGTCCGGGTCGGGGCGTCGGGCTCGGTGGCGAGGGCCGCCGCCACCGCCGTGTCCAGGTCGAACTCCGCACCCCGCTCCCAGGCGGCCGCGACCGCCTCGGGGCCGGCCGCCGCGCGCGCCGCGTCCATCGCCTCGCGGACCCGCCGGGCGAGGTCGTGCGGTGCCGTGCAGCCGAGGTCGGCGCGCAGCGCCGACGCGGCGGCCAGGGCCGCCACCGCCTCCTGCGGCCGGCGCCCCACGGTGCCCCGGGCGATCCGCAGCGCGGCCCACTCCTCCAGGGCCGCCGCGCCTCCGGCGCGGTCGGCGCGCTCGCGGGCCCGCTCCAGGGCCGCGCGCCCGCGCCGCTCGGCGTCGGCGGTGCGGCCGCGCGCGGCGCGGGCCGAGGCCAGGACCAGTCCGGCGAGCAGGGCGCCCTC encodes:
- a CDS encoding 2,3-dihydro-2,3-dihydroxybenzoate dehydrogenase, with product MKGTTALVTGAAGGIGAAVARALAEEGAAVALVDRTQEGLDRLAADLAADGHGVLALAADVRSDTEARRAVAAVEDRLGPLDHLVNAAGVLRLGPAWELTDDQWAESIGVNATGVFTMSRAAAARMVPRGRGAIVTVTSNAAGTARKGMAAYAASKAASEMFTKCLGLELAEHGIRCNTVAPGSTDTPMLHSMWAGAADRARTLDGDPAAYRVGIPLRRLAAPEDVAAAVAFLLSDSARHITMHTLTVDGGATLGV
- a CDS encoding 3-deoxy-7-phosphoheptulonate synthase, with the protein product MDIDLLAARSHTAPQQPDWATHPRLPEVRARLAELPPLVRRRDTDRLRGLLARVAAGEAQAVVVGDCAEDPAESGGPDVAAKSGLAEAIAGTLKMITRRPVVRAARIAGQYAKPRSRPVERVGGRDLPVYRGHMVNAPDPDPESRTPDPERMLTGYASAHAVMGHLGWLSGRTREGCPSVWTAHEALLLDYELAMTRRSADGRHLLASTHWPWLGERTRAADGLHAALLASVVNPVSCKVGPTITPEELLALCERLDPDREPGRLTLTVRMGAGRTGRLPELVEAVRRAGHPVIWMSDPMHGNTVTAPSGLKTRFVEAIVQEVREFQAAVREAGGVPGGLHLETTPEPVTECVQDVSRVHQVPGKYTSFCDPRLNPGQATAVVAAWNA
- a CDS encoding IS701 family transposase, translating into MDTGTAHRPRTRVGSGHPAHAGHPLHPDPRVRPVREHRGRPARPLRTRPAPLTASPIFRELSEDLFASLPRSDQRGKGVAYLRGLLATPGRKSVRNMAAGLGGAESCSATGQSLHHFICNSTWDWLPVRRTLAQRLAGWLPPRAWVVRPLIIPKTGQHSAGVGRFFSDGGRVVSAQRAVGVWFVTDRTAVPVHWQLDMPEPGGDGRTGGYADLAADACLEMAAEWGLPSAPVLLDLDGADPVPALRRLRAAGMTPVARLPRDRELAVADPALTGHTGTVLTAERIMRAARALRRPLPGARAGRPPRPVLGVSVGVALPGQTRPGEPDLAVTGTAPAGGTWPEEIWLSGRTAYRSAPPLWALRTLVRRVDVSLHAIGDRVGLRDYAGRSFAGWHRHITLASAAHAVAAFSTDHRATRRPLA
- a CDS encoding TioE family transcriptional regulator, with translation MRPLDLAREHGISTQAVRNYERDGFLPAAERTPAGYRVYTDLHAAALRTFLALVPAHGHAAAGRIMNAVHGGRIDDALAAVDEGHAQLLRDRATLDGVREAVEHLRADPGAAPGTAADTGARTIGELARRLRVTPATLRNWEDAGIVVPSRDPATGYRLYRAGDVRDAELAHLLRRGGYPLDRIAAVVAQVRTAGGTDALAGALAEWQRRLTARGRAMLDAAALLSRYLRVYSA
- a CDS encoding erythromycin esterase family protein → MTQDMYHFVPDSCALLGIGEPTHGEPAFALVRNELFARLVDRGFRSIALETDRVAALAVDDYVQGGAGTLESVLQEGFSHGVGGLGGPEATGRLLAWMREYNTGRPPEERLAFHGFDIPTEMMSAPSPRAYLEHVRDYLGLDLDIAGAAGADERWSRTEAVMDPAASMGATAEAGRLRVIADDLLTTLYARAPELVPATSRAAWRRARTHLTAGIGLLRYHERCAEDIDRQERYTRLLITRDVLMADNLADIRAAEAGRGPTLAFAHNTHLQRNPGRWRTESLDLTWFSAGAVAEQSAGESGYTFIAGSLGRSAAMGLAEPEPGTYEAGLQTRAAPWGLVPADTLPPARSRTDHRPEQGYFPLDRETVAAADAILHLADGTAAAESVQPRP